From Schistocerca americana isolate TAMUIC-IGC-003095 chromosome 11, iqSchAmer2.1, whole genome shotgun sequence, the proteins below share one genomic window:
- the LOC124553508 gene encoding plectin-like — protein MACEDSTACEDSTACEDSTACEDSTAREDSTVCEDSTACDDSTACEDSTACEDSAACEDSTACEDSTACEDSTACEDGTACEDGTAYKDGTACKDSTACEDSTACEDNTGCGDSTACVDSTGCKDSTGCEDSMACENSTACEDSTACEDSIACEDRTACEDSTASQLERTAQLQRTAKLERTAQLERAAQLQSAAQLERAAQLERAAQLERAAQIECTAQLERKSQPERTPQPERTAELERTAQLTRTGKLARTAKLVRTAKLERTARLARTARLAWTARLPRTARLARTARLARTAQLARTAQLARTAQLARTAQLARTALLERTAQLERTAQLWRTAQHKRAAQLERAAQLERAAQLERAAQLVRTAELERAAQLARTAQLARTAKVARTAKLMRTAKLVRTAKVARTARLARTAQLARRAQLARTAQIGRTAQLSRTAQLAMTAQLARTARLARTAQLERTAQLERTAQLWRTAQHKRAAQLERTAQLERTAQLERTAQLERTAQLEMTAQLERTAQHDRTAQLERTAQLERTAQLERTAQLERSAQLERTAQLERTAQLERTAQLERTAQLERTAQIERTAQPERTAQRERTAQLEWAAQLERTAQLERTAQLERTALLERKAQHAKTAKLAKAARLARKARLARTARLAMTAQLARTVQLARTAQLARTAQLARTAQLTRTAQLARTAQLARTAQLARTAQLARTAQLARTAQLTKTAQLASTAQLARTAQLARTTQVAGTAQLAWTAQVARTAQLARTAQLARTAQLARTA, from the exons atggcttgcgaggacagcacggcttgcgaggacagcacggcttgcgaggacagcacggcttgcgaggacagcacggctcgcgaggacagcacggtatgcgaggacagcacggcttgcgatgacagcacagcttgcgaggacagtacagcttgcgaggacagcgcagcttgcgaggacagcacagcttgcgaggacagcacagcttgcgaggacagcacagcttgcgaggacggcacagcttgcgaggacggcacagcttacaaagacggcacagcttgcaaggacagcacagcttgcgaggacagcacagcttgcgaggacaacacaggttgcggggacagcacagcttgcgtggacagcacaggttgcaaggacagcacaggttgcgaggacagcatggcttgcgagaacagcacagcttgcgaagacagcacagcttgcgaggacagcatagcttgcgaggacaggacagcttgcgaggacagcacagctt ctcaacttgagaggacagctcaacttcagaggacagcaaaacttgagaggactgctcaacttgagagggctgctcagcttcagagcgcagctcaacttgagagggcagctcaacttgagagggcagctcaacttgagagggcagctcaaattgagtgtacagctcaacttgagaggaaatctcaacctgagaggacacctcaacctgagaggacagctgaacttgagaggacagcacaacttacgaggacaggaaagcttgcgaggacagcaaagcttgtgaggacagcaaagcttgagaggacagcacggcttgcgaggacagcaaggcttgcgtggacagcacggcttccgaggacagcacggcttgcaaggacagcacggcttgcgaggacagcacagcttgcgaggacagcacagcttgcgaggacagcacagcttgcgaggacagcacagcttgcgaggacagcattacttgagaggacagctcaacttgagaggacagctcaactttggaggacagctcaacataagagggcagctcaacttgagagggcagctcaacttgagagggcagctcaacttgagagggcagctcaacttgtgaggacagctgaacttgagagggcagcacaacttgcgaggactgcacaacttgcgagaacagcaaaggtcgcgaggacagcaaagctcatgaggacagcaaagcttgtgaggacagcaaaagtcgcaaggacagcacggctcgcgaggacagcacagcttgcgaggagagcacagcttgcgaggacagcacaaattgggaggacagcacagctttcgaggacagcacagcttgcaatgacagcacaacttgcgaggacagcacggcttgcgaggacagctcaacttgagaggacagctcaacttgagaggacagctcaactttggaggacagctcaacataagagggcagctcaacttgagaggacagctcaacttgagaggacagctcaacttgagaggacagctcaacttgagaggacagctcaactagagatgacagctcaactagagaggacagctcaacatgataggacagctcaacttgagaggacagctcaacttgagaggacagctcaactagagaggacagctcaacttgagaggtcagctcaacttgagaggacagctcaacttgagaggacagctcaacttgagaggacagctcaacttgagaggacagctcaacttgagaggacagctcaaattgagaggacagcccaacctgagaggacagcacaacgtgagaggacagctcaacttgagtgggcagctcaacttgagaggacagctcaacttgagaggacagcccaacttgagaggacagcactacttgagaggaaagcacaacatgcgaagacagcaaagcttgcgaaggcagcacggctggcgaggaaagcacggcttgcgaggacagcaaggcttgcgatgacagcacagcttgcgaggacagtacagcttgcgaggacagcgcagcttgcgaggacagcacagcttgcgaggacagcacagctaacgaggacagcacagcttgcgaggacagcacagcttgcgaggacagcacagcttgcgaggacagcacagcttgcgaggacggcacagcttgcgaggacggcacagcttacaaagacggcacagcttgcgagcacagcacagcttgcgaggacagcacagcttgcgaggacaacacaggttgcggggacagcacagcttgcgtggacagcacaggttgcgaggacagcacagcttgcgaggacagcacagcttgcgaggacagcacagcttgcgaggacagcatag
- the LOC124553507 gene encoding seminal vesicle major clotting proteins-like, translating into MQQRKHMLQRQHMLQRQHTLRSLKHTGKAAQTGKAAYTGKEEHSGKAQTLLNLRGQLNLRGQLNLRGQLNLRRQHSLRGQHSLRGQHSLRGQHSLRGQQSLRGQHGLRGQHGLRGQHGLRGQHSLRGQHSLQGQHSLRGQQGLRGQHSLRGQLYLKGQLNLRGQLNLRGQLNFRGQLNLRGQLNLRGQLNLRGQLNLSGQLNLRGQLNLRGQLHLRGQLNLRGQHNLRGQHNL; encoded by the exons ATGCAGCAAAGGAAGCAcatgctgcaaaggcagcacatgctgcaaaggcagcacacattgAGAAGCCTGAAACACACTGGAAAGGCAGCACAAACTGGAAAAGCAGCATATACTGGAAAGGAAGAACACAGTGGAAAGGCGCAGACATTG ctcaacttgagaggacagctcaacttaagagggcagctcaacttgagagggcagctcaacttgagacgacagcacagcttgcgaggacagcacagcttgcgcggacagcacagcttgcgaggacagcacagcttgcgaggacagcaaagcttgcgaggacagcacggcttgcgaggacagcacggcttgcgaggacagcatggcttgcgaggacagcacagcttgcgaggacagcacagcttgcaaggacagcacagcttgcgaggccagcaaggcctgcgaggacagcacagcttacgaggacagctctacttgaaaggacagctcaacttgagaggacagctcaacttgagaggacagctcaactttagaggacagctcaacttgagaggacagctcaacttgagaggacagctcaacttgagaggacagctcaacttgagtggacagctcaacttgagaggacagctcaacttgagaggacagctacacttgagaggacagctcaacttgaggggacagcacaacttgagaggacagcacaacttgtga